TCATGCCGACGGGAGTGCCCGCCACGAAGGGTCACGGGCGGGTGACGCCCGTCGAGCACCGCTACCTGATGACCGTCATCGCCACGGCCGCGAACCCCGACTTCCAGGTCTCGCGCCTCGAGGTCGACCGCCCGGGGGTGACCTACACGGTCGATACGCTGCGGCAGCTCAGGGCTGCCCACGGCCCTGGGACGGCGCTGTACTTCATCACGGGCGCGGACGCGGTGCGCGAGATACTCGAATGGAAGGACGCCGAGGAGGTCGCACGCCTCACGACGTTCATCGCCGCCACGCGCCCCGGGTACGACCTGGAGCGCTTCGGCGCGGAGCTGTCCTCGCTTCCGGCGGCTCCGGACGTCGAGTTCATAGAGGTACCCGCGCTGGCGATATCCTCGACGGACATCCGGTCCCGTGTCGCCGCAAGGCGTCCGGTCCGCTATCTGCTACCCGAGGCGGTGGCGGCCTACATCGACAAGAACGGACTGTACCGGGATGTCCTCTGAGATCGAGCAGCTCATCGCCGAGGCCCAGCGGGTGCTCCCGCGGCACCTCGGTTCTCGCGGCGCCGCGCACTCGCGGGCGGTGGCGGAGACCGCGGCGTCGCTGGCGCGCGAGTACGGAGCGGACGAGCGCCGCGCGTTCCTCGGCGGGCTGCTGCACGACTGGGCGAGGGACGTCCCGGCGGAGGAGCTCCTGAAGGAGGCGGCGCGGCGGGGCATCCCCGTCACGGAGGTGGACCGCG
The sequence above is a segment of the Coriobacteriia bacterium genome. Coding sequences within it:
- a CDS encoding nicotinate-nucleotide adenylyltransferase — its product is MRSKRLGIMGGTFDPIHYGHLVAAEEALVQFNLDSVVFMPTGVPATKGHGRVTPVEHRYLMTVIATAANPDFQVSRLEVDRPGVTYTVDTLRQLRAAHGPGTALYFITGADAVREILEWKDAEEVARLTTFIAATRPGYDLERFGAELSSLPAAPDVEFIEVPALAISSTDIRSRVAARRPVRYLLPEAVAAYIDKNGLYRDVL